The Planococcus liqunii genome includes a region encoding these proteins:
- the icd gene encoding NADP-dependent isocitrate dehydrogenase codes for MQPYDFDYRRLLQMTNGEKISVQNGVLNVPNQAVIPFIIGDGTGPDIWNAASRVLEEAVNKAYNGEKAIVWKEVLAGQKAFDQTGEWLPQETLDVINEYLIAIKGPLTTPIGGGIRSLNVALRQELDLYTCLRPVRYFEGVPSPVKRPEDTDMVIFRENTEDIYAGIEYANGSDEVKKLLAFLTDEMGVKNIRFPESSGLGIKPISEEGTKRLVRAAINYALTEKRESVTLVHKGNIMKFTEGAFKNWGYEVAEQEFGDKVFTWNQYDAIKDEQGTDAANKAQEEALASGKILVKDSIADIFLQQILTRPSEFDVVATMNLNGDYISDALAAQVGGIGIAPGANINYDTGHAIFEATHGTAPKYAGLDKVNPSSVILSGVLMLEHLGWSEAAKMITNSMEKTIASKVVTYDFARLMDGATEVKCSEFADELIKNL; via the coding sequence GTGCAGCCCTATGACTTTGACTACAGGAGGCTATTACAAATGACTAACGGTGAAAAAATCTCAGTCCAAAACGGCGTATTGAACGTCCCTAACCAAGCAGTAATTCCATTCATTATCGGTGACGGTACTGGCCCGGATATCTGGAATGCAGCATCACGCGTTCTTGAAGAAGCAGTCAACAAAGCTTATAACGGTGAAAAAGCGATCGTTTGGAAAGAAGTCCTTGCTGGACAAAAAGCATTCGACCAAACTGGCGAATGGTTGCCGCAGGAAACTTTGGACGTAATCAACGAATACTTGATCGCAATCAAAGGGCCTCTTACGACACCAATCGGCGGCGGTATCCGTTCATTGAACGTAGCTTTGCGCCAAGAACTTGATCTATACACTTGCCTGCGTCCTGTTCGCTACTTCGAAGGCGTACCTTCACCGGTTAAACGTCCAGAAGACACGGACATGGTCATCTTCCGTGAAAACACTGAAGATATCTATGCAGGGATCGAGTATGCAAACGGTTCTGACGAAGTGAAAAAATTACTTGCTTTCCTAACAGATGAAATGGGCGTTAAAAACATCCGCTTCCCTGAATCTTCAGGCCTAGGAATCAAGCCGATTTCTGAAGAAGGAACAAAACGTTTGGTTCGTGCTGCAATCAACTATGCATTGACTGAAAAACGCGAGTCTGTAACTCTTGTACACAAAGGCAACATCATGAAATTCACTGAAGGAGCTTTCAAAAACTGGGGCTACGAAGTGGCTGAACAAGAATTCGGCGATAAAGTCTTCACTTGGAACCAATACGATGCAATCAAAGACGAGCAAGGAACTGATGCTGCAAACAAAGCACAGGAAGAAGCTCTTGCTTCAGGAAAAATCCTTGTTAAAGATTCAATCGCTGATATCTTCCTTCAGCAAATCCTTACACGCCCAAGCGAGTTCGACGTTGTTGCAACAATGAACTTGAACGGAGATTACATCTCTGACGCTTTGGCTGCTCAAGTAGGCGGAATTGGCATCGCACCGGGTGCGAACATCAACTACGATACTGGACATGCAATTTTCGAAGCTACTCACGGTACAGCTCCTAAATACGCTGGCCTTGACAAAGTAAACCCTTCATCAGTTATTCTTTCAGGCGTATTGATGCTTGAACACCTTGGATGGAGCGAAGCTGCTAAAATGATCACGAATTCTATGGAGAAAACAATTGCTTCTAAAGTTGTAACTTACGACTTTGCACGTCTAATGGACGGCGCTACAGAAGTGAAATGCTCTGAGTTCGCTGACGAATTAATTAAAAACTTGTAA
- the mdh gene encoding malate dehydrogenase, with amino-acid sequence MTFTRKKISVIGSGFTGATAAFLLAQKELGDVVLVDIPQMENPAKGKALDMAETGPVEGFDARVIGTANYEDTKDSDLVIITAGIARKPGMSRDDLVQTNQKVMKSVTAEVVKYSPDTTILVLTNPVDAMTYTVFKESGFPKERVIGQSGVLDSARFRSFVAEELKVSVKDVTGFVLGGHGDDMVPLVRYSYAGGIPLETLISKERLGEIVERTRKGGAEIVNLLGNGSAYYAPAASLVEMAEAIIKDQRRILPSIAYLEGEYGLDGIYLGVPTILGAGGIEKIIEIDLNDEEKTLLNNSAESVKAVMKVLA; translated from the coding sequence ATGACATTCACACGTAAAAAGATTTCTGTAATCGGTTCAGGCTTCACAGGTGCGACGGCTGCGTTTCTGCTTGCCCAAAAAGAGTTGGGCGATGTCGTGCTCGTAGACATCCCGCAAATGGAGAACCCGGCGAAAGGAAAAGCGCTGGACATGGCCGAAACCGGCCCTGTTGAAGGCTTCGACGCACGGGTGATCGGAACAGCCAACTACGAAGACACGAAAGACTCGGATTTGGTCATTATTACAGCCGGAATCGCAAGAAAACCGGGGATGAGCCGTGATGATCTGGTCCAGACCAATCAAAAAGTCATGAAATCTGTTACAGCTGAAGTTGTAAAATATTCACCCGATACGACTATCCTCGTTTTAACGAACCCGGTGGATGCGATGACCTATACTGTGTTCAAAGAATCCGGATTCCCGAAAGAGCGCGTCATTGGCCAGTCCGGAGTTCTTGATTCCGCCCGATTCCGCAGTTTTGTGGCTGAAGAACTGAAGGTGTCGGTGAAGGATGTCACCGGATTTGTGCTAGGCGGGCATGGCGATGATATGGTTCCTTTGGTTCGTTATTCTTATGCGGGCGGCATTCCGCTGGAGACTTTGATTTCTAAAGAACGGCTCGGTGAAATCGTGGAACGGACGCGAAAAGGCGGAGCGGAAATCGTTAATCTTTTAGGGAATGGATCTGCCTATTATGCGCCGGCTGCATCATTGGTTGAAATGGCAGAAGCCATCATTAAAGATCAGCGGCGGATTTTGCCGTCCATCGCTTATTTGGAAGGGGAATACGGATTAGACGGCATCTATTTAGGTGTTCCGACGATTCTCGGCGCTGGCGGCATCGAAAAAATTATCGAGATTGATTTGAACGACGAAGAAAAAACCTTATTGAACAACTCAGCTGAGTCTGTAAAAGCCGTCATGAAAGTTTTAGCATAA
- a CDS encoding MaoC/PaaZ C-terminal domain-containing protein: MLLGKKRELGRKVEDMKVGEKLNLTEKIEDKDLLLYLGLTNDGNPLYIQHDFASQTVYEKPVVPNIMLTGIITSAISKYLPGPGSYITEQKLKFREPVYHYATIEFLLEVIEVDVKHNEVIIRIEATNEEGSSVVEGTVLVHPPQIINQLSTQATDNI, from the coding sequence TTGTTGCTTGGAAAGAAGCGTGAATTAGGCCGTAAAGTCGAAGACATGAAGGTCGGAGAAAAGTTGAATCTGACAGAGAAAATTGAAGACAAGGATCTTCTGCTTTATCTTGGTTTGACGAATGACGGCAATCCGCTGTATATACAGCATGACTTCGCTTCGCAAACAGTTTACGAAAAACCCGTAGTGCCGAATATTATGCTGACGGGCATTATCACTTCTGCGATCTCCAAATATTTACCTGGCCCTGGATCTTATATTACGGAACAAAAGCTGAAATTCCGCGAGCCGGTCTATCATTATGCAACAATCGAGTTCTTGCTGGAAGTGATTGAAGTGGATGTCAAACATAACGAAGTGATTATCCGCATCGAGGCAACAAATGAAGAAGGCAGTTCTGTGGTGGAAGGAACCGTTTTGGTTCATCCGCCGCAAATCATCAATCAGCTGTCCACTCAAGCTACAGATAATATCTAA
- a CDS encoding response regulator transcription factor: MLKKILIIEDEHSIATLLSYNLVQAGYETVIANDGKEGYEIALTEKPSLILLDLMLPSMDGVEVCKSLRQQKVQTPIIMLTAKDDEFDKVLGLELGADDYMTKPFSPREVVARVKAVLRRTEQTSIAQTDSSAPLTFGSLKVFPEQFEVYLGEEQIEFTPKEFELLVYLMENKNRVLTRDQLLSAVWKYDFAGDTRIVDVHISHLREKIEENSRKPLYIKTIRGLGYKFEEPKAG; the protein is encoded by the coding sequence ATGCTGAAAAAAATACTGATTATCGAAGATGAACATTCCATTGCGACGTTGTTGTCGTATAACTTGGTGCAAGCCGGATATGAAACGGTCATAGCGAACGATGGAAAAGAAGGATACGAAATCGCCTTAACAGAAAAGCCATCTTTGATTTTGCTTGATTTGATGCTGCCGTCCATGGACGGCGTAGAAGTTTGCAAGTCGCTGCGCCAGCAAAAAGTCCAAACGCCGATTATTATGCTGACCGCAAAAGATGATGAGTTTGATAAAGTGCTGGGCCTTGAACTCGGTGCAGATGACTACATGACCAAACCGTTCAGTCCGCGAGAAGTGGTCGCCCGTGTAAAGGCGGTTCTGCGCCGGACAGAGCAGACGTCTATTGCACAAACGGATTCTTCTGCACCGCTGACCTTTGGCAGCTTAAAAGTATTTCCAGAACAATTTGAAGTCTATCTCGGTGAGGAACAAATCGAATTCACACCTAAAGAGTTCGAACTTCTAGTATATTTGATGGAAAATAAAAACCGGGTTCTGACTCGTGATCAATTGCTCAGCGCCGTCTGGAAATACGATTTTGCAGGAGACACCCGGATAGTTGATGTACATATCAGCCACTTGCGGGAAAAAATAGAGGAAAACAGCCGGAAACCGCTCTATATCAAAACGATAAGAGGATTGGGTTACAAATTCGAGGAGCCGAAAGCAGGATGA
- the polA gene encoding DNA polymerase I yields the protein MVAKKILLLDGNSLAYRAFFALPLLTNEHGVHTNAVYGFTMMLQRILEEEKPTHMVVAFDAGKTTFRHETFSEYKGGRQKTPPELSEQFPYLRKLIDAYRIKRYELPNYEADDIIGTLSLEAEQAGDEVIVISGDKDLTQLASPSTTVYITRKGITDIEKYTVDHIQEKYGLSPEQIIDLKGLMGDASDNIPGVPGVGEKTALKLLTAHGSVEGVYEAIDQQKGKLKEKLVENEELALISKKLATIERNAPIEIKIDELTYSGPDQDELIQVWNELAFKSLLEKMDYTAEETEKEELVFEVLQEIDPAIFEDEMAIHLEMYDEQYHTCDLLGVSLATASKTYVIPMDVVKGSEAFKSWLMDETKKKYMSDSKAATAAFYRCGLEVAGVDFDLMLGAYIVNPSLTYTDLANIVQEYGYTDVSQNEQIYGKGAKKSVPDDNILHEHIARKGRTIWAVRPTVLKKLEENEQFELYYNLELPLATVLGTMESFGVQVDKEQLVAMGKELGEKLAEIEKNIHSLAGEKFNINSPKQLGVVLFENLGLPVLKKTKTGYSTAADVLEKLEGQHEVISQILLYRQLGKILSTYIEGLLKEIHEDGKVHTRFQQALTTTGRLSSINPNLQNIPVRVEEGRKIRKAFVPSEPDWLMVAADYSQIELRVLADMSKDESLIDAFKHDLDIHTKTASDVFNVPLEEVTSDMRRAAKAVNFGIVYGISDYGLSQSLNITRKAAAEFIDNYLQSFPGVKNYMDGSIRTAKQNGFVTTLMKRRRYLPDINSSNFNLRSFAERTAMNTPIQGSAADIIKKAMIDMADALEGENMQTRMLLQVHDELIFEAPPEELEKLKILVPQIMENAVQLNVPLKVDFAFGDTWYDTK from the coding sequence ATTGTGGCGAAGAAAATACTTTTATTGGATGGGAACAGTTTGGCGTACCGGGCATTTTTTGCCTTGCCGCTATTAACAAATGAACACGGAGTCCATACAAACGCTGTCTACGGCTTTACAATGATGCTGCAGCGGATTCTGGAGGAAGAAAAGCCGACACATATGGTGGTCGCTTTCGATGCTGGGAAAACAACCTTCCGTCACGAAACATTCAGCGAATACAAAGGCGGACGCCAGAAGACGCCGCCGGAACTATCGGAGCAATTTCCGTATTTGCGCAAATTGATCGATGCCTACCGCATCAAACGTTATGAACTGCCGAATTACGAAGCAGACGATATTATCGGTACTTTGAGCCTGGAAGCGGAACAAGCAGGGGATGAAGTCATTGTCATTTCTGGAGATAAAGATTTAACGCAGCTTGCTTCTCCTTCGACGACCGTTTATATTACGCGAAAAGGAATCACCGATATTGAAAAATATACAGTTGATCATATCCAGGAAAAATACGGGTTGTCGCCTGAGCAGATCATCGATTTGAAAGGGCTGATGGGTGATGCTTCCGATAACATCCCGGGAGTTCCGGGCGTCGGAGAAAAGACCGCCCTTAAATTACTGACGGCCCATGGCTCGGTTGAAGGCGTTTATGAAGCGATTGACCAGCAAAAAGGCAAACTGAAAGAAAAACTCGTGGAAAATGAAGAGTTGGCACTGATCAGCAAAAAGCTGGCAACGATTGAGCGCAATGCGCCGATTGAAATTAAAATTGATGAACTGACTTATTCAGGTCCGGACCAGGATGAATTGATTCAAGTTTGGAATGAGCTGGCGTTTAAATCGCTGCTGGAAAAGATGGATTATACGGCAGAGGAAACGGAGAAAGAAGAGCTGGTATTTGAAGTGCTGCAGGAAATCGACCCGGCGATTTTTGAAGACGAAATGGCCATTCATCTTGAAATGTACGATGAACAATACCACACATGCGATTTGCTTGGCGTTTCGCTTGCCACTGCTTCCAAGACTTACGTTATTCCAATGGATGTCGTGAAAGGTTCTGAAGCCTTTAAATCATGGCTGATGGACGAGACAAAGAAAAAGTACATGTCGGATTCCAAAGCGGCGACAGCGGCGTTCTATCGCTGCGGACTGGAAGTGGCAGGCGTCGATTTTGATTTGATGCTTGGCGCTTATATCGTCAATCCATCGCTTACTTATACCGACCTGGCCAATATCGTGCAGGAATACGGCTATACGGATGTATCGCAAAACGAACAGATCTACGGCAAAGGCGCGAAAAAATCAGTTCCGGATGACAATATTCTGCATGAACACATTGCCAGAAAAGGCCGTACCATTTGGGCAGTCCGACCGACAGTCCTCAAGAAACTGGAGGAAAACGAGCAATTCGAGCTGTACTACAACCTGGAATTGCCGCTCGCAACGGTTCTCGGGACGATGGAATCGTTTGGCGTACAAGTGGACAAAGAGCAGCTGGTGGCAATGGGCAAAGAACTGGGCGAGAAATTGGCCGAAATCGAAAAGAATATCCACTCGCTTGCCGGCGAAAAATTCAATATCAATTCACCGAAGCAATTGGGCGTTGTGCTGTTCGAAAACCTGGGATTGCCTGTCTTGAAAAAGACGAAGACCGGCTATTCTACAGCGGCGGATGTACTGGAAAAACTGGAAGGCCAGCATGAAGTCATCTCGCAAATCTTACTGTACCGCCAGCTGGGCAAAATCCTTTCCACTTATATTGAAGGCTTGTTAAAGGAAATCCATGAAGACGGCAAAGTCCATACGCGTTTCCAGCAGGCTTTGACGACCACTGGGCGCCTCAGCTCCATCAATCCCAACTTGCAGAACATCCCGGTTCGGGTGGAAGAAGGGCGCAAAATCCGCAAAGCGTTCGTGCCTTCAGAACCGGACTGGCTCATGGTTGCCGCCGACTACTCGCAGATTGAATTGCGTGTACTGGCTGATATGTCGAAAGATGAAAGCCTGATTGATGCCTTTAAACACGATTTGGATATTCACACGAAGACGGCAAGTGACGTGTTTAATGTGCCTTTAGAAGAAGTCACATCGGATATGCGCCGCGCCGCAAAAGCGGTCAACTTCGGAATTGTCTACGGCATCAGCGACTACGGTCTATCGCAAAGCTTGAACATCACCCGAAAAGCGGCAGCCGAATTTATTGATAATTACTTGCAGAGTTTCCCGGGCGTCAAAAATTACATGGACGGCAGCATCCGGACGGCGAAGCAGAACGGATTTGTGACGACCTTGATGAAACGCCGCCGCTATTTGCCGGACATCAACAGCTCAAACTTCAACCTGCGCAGCTTTGCGGAACGGACAGCGATGAATACGCCGATCCAGGGAAGTGCAGCCGATATCATTAAAAAAGCGATGATTGATATGGCGGATGCGCTGGAAGGGGAAAATATGCAAACCCGCATGCTGCTGCAAGTGCATGATGAATTGATTTTTGAAGCGCCTCCAGAAGAATTGGAGAAACTGAAAATACTCGTGCCGCAGATTATGGAAAATGCGGTCCAGTTGAACGTACCGCTGAAAGTGGACTTTGCATTTGGCGATACCTGGTACGATACAAAATGA
- the pnpS gene encoding two-component system histidine kinase PnpS: protein MKSFKHRLLMTILIWIGVLLAGLFVVIGQLFPVYAETHDKMQVWLFLFLIFVVAMLFSAIIGYRIIQVQALPIENVTETALELAKGNYRARAFEYSNASTVELSSTINILARNLQEITSVREMEQERLKTLIENMGSALIMIDRQGGITLVNRSFLTEFQLSNEDIDGKFYKEMRIPHVLERFIEQVFMTETSARNQLEFKQGISTKHIDVYGAPVLGEHEQWLGIVIVSHDITELKRLEQIRKDFVANVSHELRTPVTSIKGFTETLLDGAYKDPETTLSFLEIIEKESLRLEMLVKDLLELSKVEQAGFQVDAMPTDLRKLIERAGELVERKLEDKNIELKLNLEPVIVQGDPNRLVQVMMNLLINAITYSPSKTAITVRLYKKGDEGIIEVEDQGIGIEASEIDRLFERFYRVDRARSRNSGGTGLGLSIVKHLIEAHHGKVEVASEVGIGTTFTIYLPLAN, encoded by the coding sequence ATGAAGTCATTTAAGCATCGATTGCTGATGACGATTCTGATTTGGATCGGTGTGCTGTTAGCTGGCCTTTTTGTCGTCATTGGCCAGCTTTTTCCTGTCTATGCGGAAACGCACGATAAAATGCAGGTCTGGCTGTTCCTGTTTTTAATTTTTGTGGTGGCGATGCTTTTTTCTGCAATTATTGGCTACCGCATCATCCAAGTGCAAGCGTTGCCGATTGAAAACGTAACAGAAACCGCCCTGGAATTGGCAAAAGGAAACTACCGGGCGCGGGCATTTGAATACAGCAATGCCAGTACGGTGGAGTTGAGTTCGACCATTAATATTTTGGCGAGAAACTTGCAGGAAATCACCTCGGTCCGGGAAATGGAGCAGGAACGATTAAAAACGCTGATTGAAAACATGGGGAGCGCCCTGATCATGATTGACCGGCAAGGCGGGATTACTTTGGTCAATCGCTCGTTCCTGACTGAATTCCAGTTGTCGAATGAGGATATTGATGGAAAGTTTTACAAAGAAATGCGGATTCCGCATGTTCTGGAGCGGTTTATCGAACAGGTCTTTATGACAGAAACTTCAGCGCGCAATCAGCTTGAGTTCAAACAAGGCATCAGTACGAAGCACATCGATGTGTACGGTGCCCCGGTACTGGGCGAACATGAACAATGGCTCGGAATTGTCATTGTCTCTCACGACATTACCGAACTTAAGCGGCTGGAACAAATCCGGAAAGACTTTGTCGCCAACGTATCGCATGAACTAAGAACGCCGGTTACATCGATTAAAGGCTTTACGGAAACACTGCTGGACGGGGCCTATAAAGATCCGGAAACGACGCTTTCTTTTCTGGAAATCATTGAAAAAGAAAGCCTCCGTCTGGAAATGCTCGTTAAAGATTTGCTGGAGCTTTCTAAAGTGGAACAAGCCGGCTTTCAAGTGGATGCCATGCCGACCGATTTGAGAAAGCTGATTGAACGGGCAGGCGAATTGGTCGAAAGAAAGCTTGAAGATAAAAACATCGAGTTGAAACTGAATCTTGAACCCGTTATTGTTCAAGGCGACCCAAACCGCCTCGTGCAAGTCATGATGAATTTATTGATCAATGCCATCACGTATTCGCCTTCTAAAACAGCAATTACCGTCCGCCTGTATAAAAAAGGCGATGAAGGGATTATCGAAGTGGAAGATCAGGGTATAGGTATTGAAGCATCAGAAATTGATAGGCTATTTGAACGGTTTTACCGGGTCGACCGTGCCCGCAGTCGAAATTCCGGCGGAACCGGGTTAGGATTATCAATAGTCAAACATTTAATAGAGGCACATCACGGCAAAGTGGAAGTTGCAAGCGAAGTAGGCATTGGAACAACCTTTACCATCTATTTGCCTTTAGCGAATTAA
- a CDS encoding carboxylate--amine ligase: MDNLPFLPIIVGTDMNAYNMAISFHEAYGIKPVLVGKEPLSFTAMSTITETIELRSGLSDSAQFAGILTDIAGKYRTPGKTLLLVGTNDLYVRLIIENASVLREHFVFNYISEDLMNQLQVKSNFYKLCHEHGIDTPTTFFYDCRSRQPFEEQMMYPVIIKPSNGIEYNLNKFEGQQKVYKVENPRELQEVIRTIIASGYQDELIIQDYIPGDDTYMWDSVIYANSKGKTQLVTYAQVVLQEHTVTAIGNYTALITRYNKDMMVKLQNFLEAVGYTGFANFDLKYDERDGKFKVFEVNIRQGRSSYYVTALGHNMATYFVDDLIYGIEKPVTYLNEEFLFTVVPKIVLRKFVANKAVQRDINQLLKKGKYVNPLFYKKDTHLKRKLYLFARQVNYYKKYKNNQW; the protein is encoded by the coding sequence ATGGATAATTTACCTTTTCTGCCGATCATTGTAGGTACTGATATGAATGCTTACAATATGGCCATTTCGTTTCACGAAGCATATGGCATCAAACCCGTTTTAGTAGGGAAAGAACCTTTGTCGTTTACGGCAATGAGCACCATTACAGAAACCATCGAGCTGCGCTCCGGCTTGTCCGATTCAGCGCAATTTGCAGGAATCTTGACGGACATAGCCGGCAAGTACAGAACGCCCGGAAAAACATTGCTGCTAGTCGGTACAAATGATTTGTACGTGCGCTTGATCATCGAAAATGCATCGGTATTGCGCGAGCATTTTGTCTTTAATTATATTTCAGAAGACTTGATGAATCAGCTGCAGGTAAAATCGAATTTCTATAAATTATGCCACGAACACGGCATTGATACTCCGACAACGTTCTTTTACGACTGCCGTTCCAGACAGCCGTTTGAAGAGCAAATGATGTATCCGGTCATCATCAAGCCGAGCAACGGCATTGAGTACAACCTCAATAAATTCGAAGGCCAGCAGAAAGTCTACAAAGTGGAAAATCCGCGGGAATTGCAGGAAGTCATCCGGACGATTATTGCCAGCGGCTACCAGGATGAATTAATCATCCAGGATTACATCCCAGGCGATGATACATATATGTGGGATTCTGTCATCTACGCCAATTCCAAAGGCAAAACGCAGCTCGTGACATACGCCCAAGTGGTACTGCAGGAGCATACGGTCACTGCCATCGGGAACTATACCGCTTTGATCACGCGCTACAACAAAGATATGATGGTCAAGCTCCAGAACTTCCTGGAAGCGGTAGGCTACACCGGCTTTGCCAATTTCGATTTGAAGTACGACGAGCGGGACGGCAAATTCAAGGTCTTTGAAGTGAATATCCGCCAAGGCCGTTCAAGCTATTACGTCACCGCCTTGGGCCATAATATGGCTACCTATTTTGTCGACGACTTGATCTACGGAATTGAAAAGCCTGTCACGTATTTGAATGAAGAATTTTTGTTCACGGTTGTGCCGAAAATTGTCCTTCGCAAATTTGTAGCCAATAAAGCCGTGCAGCGCGACATCAATCAATTACTGAAAAAAGGCAAATACGTCAATCCGTTGTTCTATAAAAAAGATACGCACCTTAAACGGAAATTATACCTGTTCGCCCGCCAAGTGAATTATTATAAGAAATACAAAAACAACCAGTGGTGA
- the hflK gene encoding FtsH protease activity modulator HflK, with product MTTKKVLSIIGLSIAGILLLVAVFTSWYTVDESEQAVIITFGEAKETVVESGLHFKMPWPIQRAEIFSKETYSLQFGYNQNAEGEIVAYDKETKMITGDENIVLTDLVVQWKITDPKKYLFNSEAPQEILHDATSASIRSIIGSSLIDDALTSGKAEIEAETRDLLASLVEKYDIGITVLAVKLQDVELPNEEVRAAFTNVTDARETMNTKINEAKKYENQKRNEALGEKAAINSRAEGQKVSRIEQARGDVAIFDKLYTEYKTNPEVTQQRLVMETLETVLPNAKLYIMNDDGGTMKYLPLNEMQTVVPPAAEETEETKETKEGGGN from the coding sequence ATGACCACAAAAAAAGTGTTATCCATTATCGGCTTGTCGATTGCCGGCATTCTTTTGCTCGTTGCCGTCTTTACCAGTTGGTATACCGTAGACGAATCCGAACAAGCAGTCATCATCACATTCGGTGAAGCGAAAGAAACGGTTGTCGAATCGGGCCTGCATTTCAAAATGCCTTGGCCGATCCAACGAGCAGAGATATTTTCTAAAGAAACATACAGCCTGCAGTTTGGCTATAACCAAAACGCAGAAGGTGAAATTGTCGCTTATGACAAAGAAACAAAAATGATTACGGGCGATGAAAACATCGTGTTGACCGATTTGGTCGTGCAATGGAAAATCACCGATCCTAAAAAGTATTTGTTCAACTCCGAAGCACCTCAGGAAATTCTGCATGATGCCACTTCCGCATCCATCCGTTCCATCATCGGCAGCTCACTGATTGATGACGCACTTACTTCCGGAAAAGCGGAAATTGAGGCGGAAACAAGAGATTTGCTGGCGTCACTAGTAGAAAAATACGATATCGGCATAACGGTGCTGGCAGTGAAACTGCAGGATGTGGAATTGCCGAACGAAGAAGTCCGGGCGGCGTTCACCAACGTTACGGATGCCCGTGAAACGATGAACACCAAGATCAACGAAGCGAAAAAATACGAAAACCAAAAACGCAACGAAGCATTGGGGGAAAAAGCAGCGATCAATTCCCGGGCAGAAGGCCAGAAGGTATCGCGTATCGAACAAGCACGCGGGGATGTAGCCATCTTTGATAAACTTTACACAGAGTACAAAACAAATCCTGAAGTCACGCAGCAACGCCTCGTGATGGAAACTTTGGAAACCGTTTTGCCGAATGCGAAACTCTACATAATGAACGACGACGGCGGAACGATGAAGTATTTGCCGCTTAACGAGATGCAGACCGTTGTGCCGCCGGCTGCGGAAGAGACGGAAGAAACAAAAGAAACGAAAGAAGGAGGAGGGAACTGA
- the hflC gene encoding protease modulator HflC yields the protein MEPNNPFQNPKKPNPWEKPIKPAKPKKERPPKEPIQFKKYWKLIVGLSVALFALIVILTNIYVVKENEYRVVRQFGEVVTIQDKPGIRMKIPFLQSVTTLPKYQMTYDVSEAEINTKDKKRIIIDNYAVWQVVDPIDLITNAVSIVNAESRMEEFIYSVVRTELGQLNYDEIINDGNSSRGNLNDNVTARVNELLEKDQYGIKVVDVRMKRTDLPEENEQSVYTRMISERDSTAQDYLSQGDAKKREIEAQADREAQEVIATARKEAALIQAEGESEAAKIYNQSFSKDPEFYGLYRSLSSYTKTIGEDTVIILPSDSPYAQILSGNME from the coding sequence ATGGAACCAAACAACCCTTTCCAAAATCCTAAAAAACCGAATCCGTGGGAAAAACCGATCAAGCCGGCAAAACCGAAAAAAGAAAGGCCGCCGAAAGAGCCCATCCAATTCAAGAAATATTGGAAATTGATTGTTGGGCTGTCGGTCGCCTTATTTGCCTTAATCGTCATCTTGACCAATATTTACGTGGTGAAAGAAAATGAATACCGGGTAGTCCGCCAATTTGGCGAAGTGGTAACGATTCAAGACAAGCCGGGCATCCGGATGAAAATTCCGTTTCTGCAAAGCGTCACAACTTTGCCGAAATACCAGATGACGTACGATGTATCGGAAGCGGAGATCAATACGAAAGACAAAAAGCGCATCATCATCGACAACTACGCTGTTTGGCAAGTGGTTGATCCGATTGACTTGATCACCAACGCTGTTTCGATCGTCAATGCGGAATCGCGGATGGAGGAATTCATTTATTCAGTGGTCCGTACTGAACTTGGGCAGCTGAATTACGACGAAATCATCAACGATGGAAATTCATCGCGCGGCAATTTGAATGACAATGTGACTGCACGGGTCAATGAACTGCTTGAAAAAGACCAATACGGGATTAAAGTAGTCGACGTCCGGATGAAGCGCACCGATTTGCCGGAAGAGAATGAGCAGTCCGTTTATACGCGGATGATTTCGGAGCGGGATTCAACGGCCCAGGACTATTTGTCGCAAGGCGATGCGAAAAAGCGTGAAATCGAAGCTCAAGCAGACCGGGAAGCGCAGGAAGTGATTGCGACTGCCCGGAAAGAAGCAGCATTGATCCAGGCTGAAGGGGAATCGGAAGCAGCCAAAATCTACAACCAATCGTTTTCGAAAGATCCGGAGTTTTACGGGCTTTACCGCTCGCTTTCATCTTATACAAAAACAATCGGGGAAGATACCGTCATCATCTTGCCGTCTGATTCGCCATACGCCCAAATTTTGTCAGGGAATATGGAATAA